Proteins encoded together in one Felis catus isolate Fca126 chromosome B3, F.catus_Fca126_mat1.0, whole genome shotgun sequence window:
- the LOC105260615 gene encoding E3 ubiquitin-protein ligase RNF4-like yields the protein MNTRMCCSSMVNSRQTREFRTAGEGGPTPEMVLETELIDLRESDEIVDLTCESLEPAVIDLTCHDSVVITEERRRPRGNKRSLQRQTGNCVVSSDKEGLRRNRDVYVTNRTSHNALEEEALSCTLPGYIRCRICMDGYSEIELSRRHVYSTECGHIFCSCCLCTSLKYSKNCPVCLKKISYHQYHRIYI from the coding sequence ATGAATACAAGAATGTGCTGCAGTAGCATGGTGAATTCCAGACAAACCCGAGAATTCCGTACAGCTGGGGAAGGAGGCCCTACTCCTGAGATGGTCTTAGAAACAGAACTGATAGATCTCAGGGAAAGTGATGAAATAGTTGACCTCACCTGTGAATCCCTAGAACCTGCAGTGATTGACCTAACTTGCCACGACTCTGTTGTGATTACTGAAGAAAGGAGGAGGCCAAGGGGAAACAAAAGGTCACTCCAAAGGCAAACTGGCAACTGTGTGGTGAGCAGTGATAAGGAGGGGCTGAGGAGAAACAGAGATGTGTATGTGACCAACAGGACCTCCCATAATGCCCTGGAAGAAGAAGCTTTAAGTTGCACACTACCTGGTTATATCCGGTGTCGAATTTGTATGGACGGGTACTCGGAGATTGAACTGAGTAGGCGACATGTTTACTCTACAGAATGTGGCCACATCTTCTGTAGTTGCTGCCTCTGCACTTCCcttaaatatagtaaaaattgcccagtttgtttgaaaaaaatcagcTATCATCAGTACCACCGTATTTATATATGA
- the B2M gene encoding beta-2-microglobulin precursor (The RefSeq protein has 1 substitution and aligns at 96% coverage compared to this genomic sequence) encodes MARFVVLVLLGLLYLSHLDAVQHSPKVQVYSRHPAENGKPNFLNCYVSGFHPPQIDITLMKNGKKMEAEQTDLSFNRDWTFYLLVHTEFTPTVEDEYSCQVNHTTLSEPKVVKWDRDM; translated from the exons ATGGCGCGTTTTGTGGTCTTGGTCCTGCTCGGACTGCTCTATCTGTCCCACCTGGATGCCGTCCAGC ATTCTCCAAAGGTTCAGGTTTACTCCCGTCACCCAGCAGAGAATGGAAAGCCAAATTTTCTGAACTGCTACGTTTCGGGGTTCCACCCACCACAAATTGATATCACCTTGatgaagaatggaaagaagatGGAAGCGGAACAGACAGATCTGTCCTTCAACAGGGACTGGACTTTCTATCTTCTGGTCCACACCGAATTTACTCCCACTGTCGAAGATGAGTATAGCTGCCAGGTGAATCATACTACTCTCAGTGAGCCCAAGGTCGTTATGTGGG